The genomic region ACTGGATTTATCGCCGGGACGATTGTAGGAGGTGTGTTAGGAGGTGCGATCGGCGCACTGCTAGTTACCCAAAGATCGTCAGAACAAGCAGCCGATCCAGATCGACGCAATGCCAATCTAGCCGGATCTAACAACAGGCGATCGCGGCGACAATTTAAAGCTGCTTCAGAACAGAGTATCGAAATCGCTCGCCGCAGCTTAGAAGATAAAATTGCCCAGTTGAATGAGACAATTGACGAAGTACGCTTGACGTTAGGACAAGTCAATGGGGAGCGGGTAGGGGATTCCGAGCGTGTCCCGCACCGAGAAGAAGACATCGCGCCCTAGAATAGTATTATTCTATTTCGAGTTGCTAATGCCAATGGATGATGTCACCATCAACCAGTTCTCTCCTTTGCTAGTCGCAAAGATCGGTTAGATTGAAAAGAATTGTGACTATTGATATTTGACAGGAAAGTTACCCATCTATGAGTTCAACCCAGCTGCTTGTAAATACACTTGCAACCTTCATCCAAATTTATTCTGTTCTCATTATTATTCGGGTCTTGCTGACCTGGTTCCCCAGTATTGACTGGTACAATCAGCCTTTTGCAGCGTTGAGCCAGATTACAGACCCCTACTTAAACTTGTTTCGTTCAATTATCCCGCCTCTAGGTGGGATTGATATTTCTCCCATCTTGGCAATTCTTTTACTCAATTTGGCGGGTAGTTTGGTCGGTGGATTGAGTGGATCTCCGACAATGGGTTTTTAATTGTCATTGGTCATTGGTCGCAAATCGATGAGCGAGCGATCGCAGTTAACCCTGAGTATAAACATTTTTGTAAGGGTATGTTGGCGTAACATGCCCTTACAAGTTTAATCGGATACATTCCAGCAATTAGCTAACGCATCCTACACGATCGTTATTACAAACAAATGATAAATGACGAATGACACCTTATTTACGAATTTGGGCAGCAAAACCTGCTGCTTTAAATTGTTTCAACTGTAAAGGTAAAGGCTGATTTGCCGGAACGGAGAGTCGCATTTCAAAATCGCTAACTCCTGGGGGAATTTCGGGAATTGAACCCAGACGAGTGCGGTTTTGAATCATCGGGTCGTTATTAGCGTCATAAACTCGTCCGAAAATATCAGCATCATAAACAGTTTTATTCGTGGAATTTTCAGCTTTACCAGTGACGATAAAGCACTTTGCTGCCCTAGTGTTACCACCACTTGTCACTGCTCCTGCTGCTAGCTCGGCGGGACACTCATGATAATCAAGATTAGTTAATTTAATTTGAGTCAGGGCATGAGCAGGGGGTATATATAACCAGGCGCTAAACCAGGCGATCGCTCCCACAAAGCAAGAGAAAACCAAAGCCAGAATCCGCCGCATATTTTTAACTGTAATCTTAATCGGGACTAGAACCTCAGCTTACCTTAATTCAGGGGGGAGTAGGGAGTAGGGAGTCGGGAGTCGGGAGTTGTGAAGCAAGAAGGGTGTGGGGTATAGGGTGTAGGGTTTAATTGTGACTTGTGACTTGTCTTGCTCCCTTGTCTCCTCACTCCTCGCCCCTCACTCCTCGCCCCTCTGTAATAATTAAGAAAATAGAAATTAGCAGTAACGTGCTATTGGCTATGACTCCAGGTGAGATAGAAGCAGCCTTGCAAGCAGCGATCGCCCGCTGCGATGCCATAAATTGCCCTTTGAATCCACAGCAGCAACAAATTCTGCGGCAAGTAGTGTTGGAATCACTATACAAAGAAGGGTTAGTAAATAGCAATCGTCAGGAATGGCAGGAAATAAATCCTCTAGACGAATTGACTTTCGAACAACGACAAAGTTTTTTACAGTTCGTGAGGGAAAAGGAGCGACAGGAACGACCTTGGAAAGTTCAACTCATGAACGATTGGCTGCAAGAGCGAGATTCAGGCAGCGTCCAATTTATTCGCGATCGCTTTGGCTTATCTTGGCTCAATCGGATCGAACCATCTCATTTTGAAAAATATGTAGAAATTGATGACGAACCGCCAATGAAATTGAAAGTAGGCGATCGCATTGAGGTCTCTAATGCTTTGTGGGAGTGGGTTCAAGATGAAGGACCTTGCAGCCGTCAATGGTTTGTCTGTACCGTGCTTCAAGTTAACGAGGTTCGTAATGGTGAAGATATTATTACTAGTTGCATCATTCGTTTAATAAGTACGGGTATGGAGTATGAAATTCAGGGAATTTATCAGTGGAATCGCTATTATTGGCGTTGGCTTCAGAGGTAATGTTTTGTTTCTCTGGTGCAGAGTTGCCATATGTGCGTTCTGTGATGCTAGTTAACTCTCACTGATAACTGAATTTTTTCTCGATCGAAATTTTTTCTCGAAATCGATCGCCATTCTAAAATCGCTAAGATAGGATTTGTGAATTTGGGAAAAAGCGGTTGGCTGACGTTGTTATTGGTTTAGATTTGGGTACGGGAGGGGTGCGAGCGATCGCTATCGATCTCCAAGGGCAACCGATCGCGCAGACGACGAGAAGCTATCCTCTGTTAACACCACAACCTGGCTGGACTGAGCAAAACCCTGCTGATTGGGTTGCAGCTAGTCTAGAAGCCCTATCAGATCTGACGCAAAGGCTGAACGGACACCCAGCGATCGCCCTGGGTTTATCTGGACAAATGCATGGTATGGTTCCGCTCGATGCAGATGGTCAAGCGATTAGACCAGCAATTTTGTGGAACGACCAGCGCACGGGTAAAGCGGTTGATGCAATTGAAACTGCAATTGGGCGACAAGAGTTAATTCAACGCACGGGAAATCCAGCAATTACAGGTTTTCAACTGCCGAAGGTGGTGTGGTTGCAGACAGAAGAACCGCAAGCATACGATCGCCTACAGCAAATTCTTTTACCAAAAGACTATCTAGGATACGTGCTGACAGGGGAGGCAGTGACAGAGCCTTCGGACGCATCCGGTACGGGATGTTTGCATCTAGCGCAGCGGCAATGGGATGCAGATATACTGAATGCCTTGAAGATCGATCCAGGGCTATTTCCTGCCGTAGTTGAATCCACCGCGATCGCCGGACGGTTGAAATCGGAAATAGCTAGTCGTACGGGACTACCTGCTGGATTACCTGTGGTTGCGGGTGGTGGCGACAATGCAGCGGCGGCGATTGGCTTGGGTATTTCGTCTAGCCATTTAAACCGAGGCAGTCTCAGTATCGGTACATCGGGCGTTATTTTTGTCCCGTGCGATCGCCCGATTCCCGATTCTGAAGGGCGAGTGCATTTATTTTGCCATGCTGACGGTGGCTATCACTTACTAGGAGTAACGCTAGCGGCTGGTGGGGCGTTGCGTTGGTACAAAGATACATTTGCCTCAAAGCTTGCCTTTACCGATTTGATGGAGATGGCAGAGCAATCGCTACCTGGTGCGCGTGGGGTGCTATTTCTACCCCATTTAGCTGGAGAACGCAGCCCCCACCTCGATCCTGATACTCGCGGGGCTTGGGTTAACCTGTCGTTGGCTCATACACAGGCAGATCTGGTTCGTGCCGTCTTAGAGGGGGTTGCATTTAGCTTGCGAACGGCAATGGAGATCGTCAGTGAGATTACGCCCGTTCATCAACTCTTAGCAACGGGTGGAGGCGCGAGATCTAACACTTGGTTGCGGATTCTAGCAGACATTTTACAAGCAGAACTGATGGCTCCTTCTTCTGAAGAAGGAGCCGCTTATGGAGCTGCTATTCTAGCAATGGTAGGAGTTGGCGCGCATCCAAATTTAGAGGCGGCGTTTGAGATCCTGCCCCCGGATAATAAAGTCGTACAGCCAGAAGCAAACCCTGCATACGAAGCAGCATTCGAGCGATACAGCTTACTATACGAAGCCCTCAAAGCCGTCCGCTGACAGAACACCATTCGTTTGCCGTTGAGTTCAATCTGGAAAAGCCACACCAGTCATTGGATCGCGGATATACAGCCCTAGTGTGAGCGATCGCATCACTTCATCCCAAACGGGTGTTAGCTGTTCGGCTTGGTCTGCCCAATAATCGAATGTAATCAAGCATTGAACGTTTGAACCCAGACCGATGCAAGTCCGCGAAAAAGCTTCGCGTGGTTCTTCCTGGGTGTCGATAAACTTAATCTCCGTCCACACAATTCTGGCAGTTTGGCGCTTGAGGGTAACAATTTCTCCCTTAGCAATAACGTCACGGCTGTCGTCTTCTACGATCTTCTTCAAGGTAGATTTTAGTGGAAACAGGCTCCAATCACGCGGTGGCAGGCGATTGAAAGACATTTCCAGACAGCAATCATCGTTGGGCGGCTTGCGATCGCGGAACTTGAACGAACTTTCTTGTGGCTCAAAAACCCAATTGTGGGGAACGTTAAAGCGAACAGCCCCCCGATCCGCAACAAAGATTTTGTAGTTTGATGGTGCTTCCCAACGATGGTCGGGCTTTAGTTCAAGCGTTTCTTTGATCCACTGGAGATTGGTTTTCTTACGCTTTGCCATAGTGTTTCTGCAAATCTGCTGAAGAGATGCGATCGCTCTTTTTGCTAATGGTATCAACTAGTAAGGTGCGTTGTCGCGCCACGCACCACAAGTAGTAGGGTGCGTTAATTAACACACCCTACTGTCCAATTATCAAATCCAAATTTTCCCCAACCCGATTAATCAATTGCAACTGATGCTGTTGAGATAAATTTGTAGGTAATATATTGTTAGAAAAACTCATCGCTTGTGCGGCAATTCATTCATTCCGAATTAAGTATAAATGAGCCATCTTCATGCTGAAGCGCTCGACAATTTTTGAAATATCCTTTCAATTTGTTGCGATTTTATTGCAACTTCCCCATTTAGCTTTTGCAAGCGCTGCACTTCTGCATCCCGATTTATCTCAAACGTTTCTTTTTGCTTGACTAAATTATCTAGTTCGGATTTTCGAGATGTAATATCATCGTCGATCCGCTTAGTTACTTCTCGTTCGTAAGCATCAAAATATTCTTTCACGCCGTTATATACAGCAAGCCATTGTTCGCTAGCTAGCTGTGGTAAATGTTTGATTAATTCTTTTTCGGTCATTTCGACTAATTCTTGACGCGCCCGATCTGCTTGCACAAAACCCACGCCTAAACCAATTAATGCTAATCCTGTTGGCTCCAAAAAGATTCTTGCTGCCGCAGAAATAATATTACCAATACCAATGACAGCAACATAGTTAAATAAGCTATTTTTCCAGTCAAACCCTGCACCCGCTATTGCTACCTCAGCTAAGTTACCCCTAGTAAGCGAAAACAATCCCATTGCCCATTT from Chroococcidiopsis sp. SAG 2025 harbors:
- the xylB gene encoding xylulokinase, whose amino-acid sequence is MADVVIGLDLGTGGVRAIAIDLQGQPIAQTTRSYPLLTPQPGWTEQNPADWVAASLEALSDLTQRLNGHPAIALGLSGQMHGMVPLDADGQAIRPAILWNDQRTGKAVDAIETAIGRQELIQRTGNPAITGFQLPKVVWLQTEEPQAYDRLQQILLPKDYLGYVLTGEAVTEPSDASGTGCLHLAQRQWDADILNALKIDPGLFPAVVESTAIAGRLKSEIASRTGLPAGLPVVAGGGDNAAAAIGLGISSSHLNRGSLSIGTSGVIFVPCDRPIPDSEGRVHLFCHADGGYHLLGVTLAAGGALRWYKDTFASKLAFTDLMEMAEQSLPGARGVLFLPHLAGERSPHLDPDTRGAWVNLSLAHTQADLVRAVLEGVAFSLRTAMEIVSEITPVHQLLATGGGARSNTWLRILADILQAELMAPSSEEGAAYGAAILAMVGVGAHPNLEAAFEILPPDNKVVQPEANPAYEAAFERYSLLYEALKAVR
- a CDS encoding YggT family protein, which translates into the protein MSSTQLLVNTLATFIQIYSVLIIIRVLLTWFPSIDWYNQPFAALSQITDPYLNLFRSIIPPLGGIDISPILAILLLNLAGSLVGGLSGSPTMGF